Proteins co-encoded in one Cyprinus carpio isolate SPL01 chromosome B5, ASM1834038v1, whole genome shotgun sequence genomic window:
- the aatf gene encoding protein AATF produces the protein MAASISQQLEDLLNPLPNFVDPEDDQDEETKAKVIEKFDEGGDDDDDEVLSGHLRKRSSVVLADGDRRYRGKATSRKDLQKELDGSDDDDEENGMLDKYMECIKDDDDEEDEEEDDDDDDDDEDDDDEEEDEKEQGDDEEDLSGDDSSQMSSLVSKMKVTDFMKLTEGMDDLGESEEDEESADSEGDSEEGSEDEKEDEEEETALRTFSKEKVDEEVEKGKAVKNQLALWDLMLERRIKMQKALVIANQLPPPQTFPEFKSRGGTEYAEALKNSHKALKALQRSLLDLQDLLLYQNPETRAISQGKTWGASSSVKDDEEINSEDDMEIGDDGQVEEQEAVRSGPPKRKLEMAEYPNFMAKRFAAFLPYRDATLQKWYDKTRLTTGKSKKGFGAFDRNILTQVEQVLMDKERLVRRTQTRRSEYRVLGKPEPTTPEIDSSITEGEAAELALKANVHLKDLDEEIFDDDDFYHQLLRELIERKTSATDPNDQVAMGKQWLAIQKLRSKIKKKVDTKASKGRKIRFHVHSKLMNFMAPIDNSSMSDDARSELFRSLFVNGPVMAH, from the exons ATGGCAGCTTCCATATCACAGCAGCTCGAGGATTTGTTAAATCCTTTACCAAACTTCGTGGATCCCGAAGACGACCAAGATGAAG AGACGAAAGCCAAAGTCATAGAGAAGTTTGATGaaggtggtgatgatgatgatgatgaagtttTATCTGGCCATCTGCGGAAGCGCTCTTCTGTAGTTCTGGCTGATGGTGATCGTCGATATCGTGGCAAGGCTACATCCAGAAAAGATCTACAGAAAGAGTTGGATGGATCAG atgatgatgatgaagaaaatGGAATGCTGGATAAGTACATGGAGTGcatcaaagatgatgatgatgaggaggacgaggaggaagacgatgacgatgatgatgatgatgaagatgatgatgatgaggaggaggatgaaaaAGAGCAAGGCGATGATGAGGAGGATCTCAGCGGAGATGATAGCTCACAGATGTCCAGCTTAGTCTCTAAAATGAAGGTCACAGACTTTATGAAGCTCACAGAGGGAATGGATGATCTGGGAGAAAGTGAGGAAGACGAAGAATCAGCTGACAGTGAAGGAGATAGTGAGGAAGGCTCTGAGGACGAGaaggaagatgaagaggaggaaacAGCCCTGAGGACCTTCTCTAAAGAGAAAGTTGATGAAGAGGTTGAAAAAGGGAAAGCGGTGAAAAATCAGCTTG CTCTTTGGGACCTGATGCTTGAAAGGCGAATCAAAATGCAGAAAGCTCTTGTGATTGCCAATCAGCTTCCTCCGCCACAGACATTCCCAGAGTTCAAGAGCAGGGGAGGGACTGAGTATGCTGAAGCTTTAAAAAATA GTCATAAAGCCCTAAAGGCTCTACAAAGGTCTCTGCTGGATCTCCAAGATCTGCTGCTCTACCAAAACCCTGAAACCAGAGCCATTTCTCAGGGAAAGACCTGGGGGGCAAGCAG CAGTGTTAAAGATGATGAAGAGATTAACAGTGAGGATGATATGGAAATTGGGGATGATGGCCAAGTGGAAGAGCAGGAAGCAGTGCGAAGTGGACCCCCCAAACGAAAACTGGAAATGGCAGAGTATCCCAACTTTATGGCCAAACGATTTGCTGCTTTTCTGCCTTACCGTGATGCCACCTTGCAGAAATGGTACGACAAGACGCGACTCACAACGGGCAAGagcaaaaag GGTTTTGGAGCATTTGACAGGAATATCCTTACACAAGTGGAGCAGGTTTTAATGGACAAAGAGAGGCTGGTGAGACGTACACAGACGCGCAGGTCTGAATACAGAGTTCTGGGGAAGCCGGAGCCCACCACACCTGAAATAGACAGCAGCATCACAGAGGGAGAG GCAGCTGAACTGGCACTGAAAGCTAACGTACACCTTAAAGATCTGGACGAGGagatttttgatgatgatgacttTTACCACCAG CTACTTCGAGAGCTTATTGAGCGCAAAACAAGTGCGACAGACCCCAATGATCAAGTGGCCATgggaaa GCAGTGGCTTGCCATCCAGAAACTACGTAGTAAAATCAAGAAGAAGGTGGACACTAAAGCCAGCAAAGGCAGGAAGATCAG